A stretch of the uncultured Desulfobacter sp. genome encodes the following:
- a CDS encoding Sir2 family NAD-dependent protein deacetylase yields the protein MDNLNKNIEKACQAIKAADALFITAGAGMGVDSGLPDFRGNAGFWKAYPPIAKLGKSFTEMADPVWFDKQPEIAWAFYGHRLNLYRETIPHEGFSKLLDLGKSKPYGYFVFTSNVDGQFQKAGFDDALIEECHGSIHHLQCTGPCSNDIWKIGKEKINVDMEAFRATGELPKCKNCGGLARPNILMFGDCNWVSHRTSEQVARLQKWLEKLNSFHAKLAIIEMGAGIAVPTVRYKSQRTGRSLNSTLIRINPRDYHVCRGAIGLPLGAREGINRILN from the coding sequence GTGGATAACCTAAACAAAAATATCGAAAAAGCTTGTCAGGCAATTAAAGCTGCAGACGCACTTTTTATAACGGCTGGTGCCGGTATGGGCGTTGATTCGGGTTTGCCCGATTTTAGGGGAAATGCAGGTTTCTGGAAAGCTTATCCGCCCATAGCAAAGCTGGGCAAATCGTTCACTGAAATGGCAGATCCTGTCTGGTTTGACAAACAGCCGGAGATCGCCTGGGCGTTTTATGGGCACAGGTTGAATCTTTATCGTGAAACAATCCCCCACGAAGGCTTTTCAAAATTGCTTGATCTGGGAAAAAGTAAGCCGTACGGATATTTTGTATTTACCTCAAATGTTGACGGACAGTTTCAAAAAGCCGGCTTTGACGATGCATTGATTGAAGAGTGTCATGGTTCTATCCACCATCTTCAATGCACAGGACCATGTTCCAACGACATCTGGAAGATTGGGAAAGAAAAAATCAATGTTGATATGGAAGCGTTCAGGGCTACCGGCGAGTTGCCGAAATGTAAAAACTGTGGCGGGCTGGCACGCCCGAATATTTTAATGTTTGGAGATTGCAACTGGGTATCGCACCGTACCAGTGAGCAAGTGGCTCGTTTGCAGAAATGGCTTGAAAAGCTCAACAGCTTCCATGCAAAGTTGGCTATCATTGAAATGGGGGCAGGCATTGCAGTACCTACGGTCAGGTATAAATCCCAACGAACCGGCCGGAGCTTAAATTCAACCTTGATACGCATCAACCCAAGGGATTACCATGTTTGCCGAGGCGCGATCGGCTTGCCGCTTGGCGCCAGGGAAGGCATAAACCGGATTTTAAATTGA
- a CDS encoding CU044_2847 family protein — translation MSQISPFTMDDDTVIYIETSENVAVVEADETKNKVEEPLVSKGNVVESAVQKFKSIEGTIKTYTNHTLNAFREVAAANVDKVTLEFGIKVGGEAGIPYVTKGTAESNLKITVECSFRK, via the coding sequence ATGTCTCAGATCTCCCCTTTCACAATGGACGACGATACCGTTATTTACATTGAAACTTCAGAGAATGTGGCTGTAGTGGAAGCGGATGAAACAAAAAACAAAGTCGAGGAGCCTCTTGTTTCCAAAGGTAATGTGGTGGAATCGGCCGTTCAAAAATTCAAATCCATTGAAGGAACGATCAAAACCTATACGAATCATACCTTAAATGCGTTCAGAGAGGTTGCCGCTGCCAATGTGGATAAAGTGACTCTGGAGTTCGGGATTAAGGTAGGCGGTGAAGCAGGTATTCCATATGTGACAAAGGGGACGGCCGAGAGCAACTTGAAAATTACAGTGGAATGTTCATTTCGAAAATAA
- the tnpA gene encoding IS200/IS605 family transposase: MDYRQNSHTKYKIEYHFVWVTKYRYHVLQGDVALRVRELVRQTCERFEIHILRGVVSKDHVHILCSAPPNISPSDIMRRVKGRVSRKIFEEFPHLKKRYWGKHFWARGYFCITSGELTKDMIQEYLEHHFEKDPNDHFDIE; the protein is encoded by the coding sequence ATGGACTATCGGCAAAACAGTCATACAAAGTACAAAATAGAATATCATTTTGTTTGGGTGACGAAGTACCGATACCACGTATTGCAAGGGGATGTTGCTTTGCGAGTGAGAGAACTCGTCCGACAAACCTGTGAGAGGTTTGAAATTCACATTTTGCGTGGTGTTGTCAGCAAGGATCATGTTCACATTCTGTGTTCGGCACCACCAAATATTTCCCCGTCTGATATCATGCGCAGAGTTAAGGGGCGTGTGTCTCGGAAAATTTTTGAGGAGTTTCCACATTTGAAAAAGCGATATTGGGGTAAACATTTTTGGGCTCGGGGGTATTTTTGCATAACCTCTGGAGAACTGACAAAAGATATGATTCAAGAGTATCTTGAACATCATTTTGAAAAAGACCCTAATGATCATTTTGATATTGAGTAG
- the amrB gene encoding AmmeMemoRadiSam system protein B, producing MKTLSLLWLIIVLAFFQGIARFSYGDVRQAAYQGTFYPKSEFELRRMLDKLMQEAERTQLSGKLRALILPHAGYIYSGSVASHGAVLIKRAAFDKVIIMGPDHRVGFTGCSVSSASAWQTPLGQVDLHDDARRLLQSKNLFHIDPVSEKQEHAVEVILPFVQAVLDDFTLVPVVTGRCAIEKTARKIDELIDGRTLLIASSDLSHYLPYDRAVKKDRQTIGMILEGRAAELKAADNAACGRVPLLMLMNIAQKRNWKPVLLHYANSGDTAGDRSRVVGYCAIAYVSDDAGPKHFSRLTQEQGHFLVQTARHTIAQVLGINPAQDRPVPPPDIDAGGNRATFVTLTLDGHLRGCIGSLQATEPVTDNIRHNALNAAFHDPRFPGLTQEEFKNLNIEVSILTPSSPLDYRDADDLLTKLMPFRDGVIIRKGMKSATFLPQVWKQLPKPEAFLGYLCQKAGLDPDEWQTGHLDVFTYQVQYFEEAH from the coding sequence ATGAAAACGCTTTCTTTGCTCTGGCTGATAATCGTCCTGGCATTCTTTCAGGGGATTGCACGGTTTTCTTATGGTGATGTCAGGCAGGCAGCTTACCAGGGGACGTTTTATCCGAAATCCGAGTTCGAATTACGACGAATGTTGGATAAGCTGATGCAGGAGGCTGAAAGAACGCAGCTTTCCGGAAAGCTGCGGGCCCTGATTTTACCACATGCCGGTTACATCTATTCCGGGTCGGTTGCCTCGCATGGTGCCGTTCTGATCAAGAGGGCGGCATTTGACAAGGTGATCATCATGGGTCCCGACCATCGGGTCGGATTCACAGGGTGTTCGGTCAGCAGCGCATCGGCATGGCAGACCCCGTTAGGGCAAGTCGATCTCCATGACGATGCGCGCAGACTGTTGCAGTCAAAAAATTTGTTTCACATCGATCCGGTATCCGAAAAACAGGAACACGCCGTTGAGGTAATCTTGCCCTTTGTCCAGGCGGTGCTCGATGATTTTACGCTGGTCCCGGTGGTAACAGGCCGATGCGCTATTGAGAAAACCGCCCGTAAGATCGACGAACTGATTGATGGCCGGACCCTGCTGATCGCAAGCTCGGACCTGTCTCACTACCTGCCCTATGACCGGGCGGTGAAAAAGGACCGGCAGACCATCGGCATGATATTGGAAGGACGCGCAGCAGAGTTGAAAGCGGCGGATAACGCCGCCTGCGGCAGGGTACCTCTCCTGATGCTCATGAACATTGCCCAAAAAAGGAACTGGAAGCCGGTACTGCTTCACTACGCCAACAGTGGGGATACGGCGGGGGACCGGTCACGCGTGGTGGGATACTGCGCCATCGCCTATGTATCGGATGATGCCGGCCCAAAACATTTTTCCCGGTTAACACAGGAACAGGGCCATTTTCTGGTTCAAACGGCAAGACACACCATTGCCCAGGTTTTGGGGATTAACCCGGCACAGGATCGGCCTGTTCCCCCGCCAGACATTGATGCCGGCGGGAACCGGGCAACCTTTGTCACCCTCACCCTTGACGGTCATCTCAGGGGGTGCATTGGATCTTTGCAGGCAACAGAGCCTGTGACGGACAACATCCGGCACAATGCCCTCAACGCAGCATTCCACGATCCCAGGTTCCCGGGCCTGACGCAGGAGGAATTCAAAAACCTTAATATCGAAGTTTCTATCCTGACACCGTCTTCACCCCTGGATTACCGGGATGCTGACGATCTGTTAACAAAGCTTATGCCGTTTCGGGACGGGGTAATTATCCGGAAAGGGATGAAAAGCGCCACTTTCCTGCCCCAGGTGTGGAAACAGCTGCCAAAACCCGAAGCCTTTCTCGGATATTTGTGCCAAAAAGCCGGGCTGGATCCGGATGAATGGCAGACAGGCCATCTGGATGTCTTCACCTACCAGGTCCAATATTTTGAAGAGGCCCATTGA
- a CDS encoding sodium-dependent transporter, with protein MRKREQWGTRTGFIFAAIGSAIGLGNIWRFPYVAYENGGGAFFIPYLFAMVTAGIPFLILEFGVGHKFRTSVPNIFSSLSGRMEWLGWWQLLVSFIISIYYVAVVGWTISYLILAVTQGWGEDTANFFYQTYLQLSDTPFAFNGIRWPILGSILCAWLVSWVVLFSGVKKGIELAGKIFMPLLFIMVIVITARAVTLEGATEGLNWMFQPDFSALFNFKVWIEAYGQIFFSLSIGFAIMLTYASYLPKNSDMANNGFITAFCNCGFSILCGIMVFSVLGNMAFIQGVGVDKVVSSGVGLAFVTIPKAINSLPGPVFFGTLFFAALLFAGLSSMISICEVSVSVLIDRFGISRKAAASIYCGIGILCGIVFATHSGLLVLDIVDRFINNFGVLVGGLLEIVFLVWICGIDNFKDHINLTSDFKVGKLWTFCLKFITPAILGYMILSNLIGDIITPYGGYPSSALLVFGLFMVQGIIILSVMIHVTLNGGEK; from the coding sequence ATGCGTAAAAGAGAACAATGGGGCACGCGGACCGGCTTTATCTTCGCTGCCATCGGATCGGCCATTGGTTTAGGAAATATCTGGCGATTTCCCTATGTTGCTTATGAAAACGGGGGCGGCGCTTTTTTTATCCCTTATCTTTTTGCCATGGTCACGGCAGGCATTCCGTTCCTGATTCTGGAATTCGGGGTCGGGCATAAATTCAGGACCTCGGTTCCCAATATCTTCAGCAGTCTGTCAGGTCGCATGGAATGGCTGGGATGGTGGCAGCTTTTGGTATCCTTTATCATCTCCATTTATTATGTGGCGGTGGTGGGCTGGACCATCTCCTATCTTATTTTAGCCGTTACCCAGGGGTGGGGAGAGGATACTGCAAATTTCTTTTATCAAACCTATCTGCAGCTTTCAGACACACCGTTTGCCTTTAACGGCATCCGGTGGCCCATACTCGGGTCTATCCTCTGCGCTTGGTTAGTCAGTTGGGTGGTGCTTTTCAGTGGTGTGAAAAAAGGGATTGAATTGGCCGGTAAAATTTTCATGCCCCTGCTTTTTATTATGGTGATTGTCATCACAGCCAGGGCCGTAACTCTGGAAGGGGCAACAGAAGGCCTCAACTGGATGTTTCAGCCCGATTTTTCGGCACTTTTCAATTTTAAGGTCTGGATTGAAGCCTATGGCCAGATTTTTTTCAGTCTTTCCATCGGCTTTGCCATCATGCTTACCTATGCAAGCTACCTGCCCAAAAATTCGGATATGGCCAATAACGGTTTTATCACGGCATTCTGCAATTGCGGATTCAGTATCCTTTGCGGCATTATGGTCTTTTCGGTCCTGGGGAATATGGCGTTCATCCAGGGCGTGGGGGTTGATAAAGTGGTCAGCTCGGGAGTGGGCCTGGCTTTTGTCACCATCCCCAAGGCCATTAACAGCCTGCCCGGCCCTGTATTTTTCGGAACATTATTCTTTGCAGCCCTGCTTTTTGCAGGCTTAAGTTCCATGATATCCATCTGCGAGGTCTCGGTATCCGTACTCATTGACCGTTTTGGCATCAGCCGTAAAGCTGCGGCCAGTATTTATTGCGGCATCGGTATTCTGTGCGGCATCGTGTTTGCCACACATTCCGGACTGTTGGTGCTGGATATCGTGGACCGGTTCATCAACAATTTCGGCGTATTGGTCGGGGGGCTCCTAGAGATCGTATTCCTGGTATGGATCTGCGGTATAGACAACTTTAAGGACCACATCAACCTGACCAGTGATTTCAAAGTAGGGAAGTTATGGACCTTTTGCCTTAAATTCATCACCCCGGCCATTCTCGGTTATATGATCCTATCCAACCTTATCGGAGACATTATAACCCCCTACGGCGGGTATCCGTCTTCGGCCTTGTTGGTATTTGGCTTGTTCATGGTGCAAGGCATCATCATTCTCAGCGTCATGATACATGTAACCCTTAACGGAGGTGAAAAATGA
- a CDS encoding SEC-C metal-binding domain-containing protein — protein sequence MPDAQIADLIQAIQNSGPRLPEELSQKVVDLAPVSELKAALSDELNTWGDIHIVNIMGRIGKKEFVSDLIRVLNEADDLDFIYGDAISAINAMDESADELILNAAQNNEIKGLDMASILEYLPYPESFELIMEKWRDESSELNSYEMLAYCLRGIGDPRGIPVLREIYNNENNAGYIGEPLECLSILHNDDIPELSAIREKRKEDEKRQKLREQELDNMFNDIKNNRKITPFQREAPKIGRNDPCPCGSGKKYKKCCLNKS from the coding sequence ATGCCGGACGCACAAATCGCCGACTTGATCCAGGCAATACAAAATTCCGGTCCCAGGCTACCCGAAGAATTATCCCAAAAAGTGGTTGATCTTGCCCCTGTATCTGAATTGAAAGCAGCGCTATCAGATGAATTGAATACCTGGGGCGACATTCACATTGTAAACATCATGGGTCGAATTGGTAAAAAAGAATTTGTATCTGATTTGATTCGTGTTTTAAATGAGGCTGACGACCTGGATTTTATTTATGGAGACGCAATAAGCGCCATTAATGCAATGGACGAGTCCGCGGATGAATTAATTTTAAACGCCGCTCAAAATAATGAAATTAAAGGCTTAGACATGGCTTCAATCCTTGAATATCTCCCATATCCTGAATCTTTTGAGTTAATTATGGAAAAGTGGAGAGATGAAAGCAGTGAATTGAATTCATATGAAATGCTTGCCTATTGCCTGCGCGGAATTGGAGATCCCAGGGGAATACCAGTTCTCCGGGAAATTTATAATAATGAAAACAACGCTGGCTATATTGGCGAGCCGTTAGAATGCCTGAGCATCCTCCACAATGATGATATACCTGAGCTTTCTGCGATCAGAGAGAAAAGAAAGGAAGACGAAAAGCGACAAAAATTAAGGGAACAAGAATTAGATAATATGTTTAATGATATAAAAAATAATAGAAAGATAACTCCATTTCAAAGAGAAGCGCCTAAAATTGGAAGAAATGATCCATGCCCTTGCGGCAGCGGAAAGAAATACAAAAAATGTTGTTTGAATAAATCATAG
- a CDS encoding MetS family NSS transporter small subunit — MTISAIVIMGIGLGVTWIGAGVCIVIAIIKKQL, encoded by the coding sequence ATGACGATTTCCGCTATTGTCATAATGGGTATAGGTCTGGGTGTTACCTGGATCGGAGCCGGTGTCTGCATCGTCATTGCCATTATAAAAAAACAGCTCTAA
- a CDS encoding SUMF1/EgtB/PvdO family nonheme iron enzyme: MSRGALVIGINTYSHLPDLKSPSEDAEAVAKLLEQYGGFNVTRLPAIKNKSNDAVRVGRKTAITLEQLENALVQLFTPAGRSVPDTALLFFSGHGLRKDFGSIQEGFLATSEASPDSGVRGLSMKWLRDLLIHSNVRQQVIWLDCCYSGELLNFDKADPGGRGKGRDRCFIAASREFESAYEQIGGDHGVLTGALLNALDPSQRPDGIVTNFTLTDFISRELKSKIQKPVFTSSGSPIILAQQNQHVEKKRPSADRVCPYRSLHYFDCNEQDPKFFFGRDGLTDRLIDMVRKSNFVAVLGPSGSGKSSLVRAGLLYQLRQGRKLSGSDAWPIYIFRPGKHPFKNLAEAFLDPVLSSLDPGRRGMRLSQAETLIEKGAKGFSQLIRGEKKTGRVILVADQFEEVFTLCRDAQERNRFFDCLFDALPLLEKDICLILTMRADFFSKCAEQGDTDLSELIQENLLTVPSMSSDELKNAIVEPAEKVGLEVEPELVNQMIGDVRHSPGSLPLLQYSLTELWNNREQDKLRLVEYTRMGGVKGTLAKRADQVYDDFSEQEQEISKRIFIQLTQLGEGSEDTRRQVAQETLVKSPEESDNVRDVIQKLVDAKLIVTSELHAKDDTAVRSAVVDVAHEALIRHWPLLKKWLDENRDNIRFLRRLDDAALYWEKNGRPQGLLWRSPDLDMLEKFHSKSAHDMSPNQVKFFNVSLREREKAANQKKKSKIILISLGLFALLSVFLFWCSYIRPTFFPNLEPFVSEIYDVRYVDKKQIEVCMPAIPIRKVFIGNKSVPFERVKDKKSRDAIRITLETERCFNEYDVNFYGWFDKKGVSRRVWVLYYPEEKWRQTGADLKAVFENQMVDVPGGAFDMGCSDEDGASNSNEKPVHKVHLSPYKIGKYEVTQEQWGKLMGYNPSNSSLGNGYPVESVSWYNVQEFIRRLNKLTGENYHLPTEAQWEYAARSGGKAEKYSGGNNPDNLAWHSGNSNGRTHLSGETAPNGLGLFDMSGNVYEWCRDWYDPKYYSDPGSSDKDTTGPLSRSYRVVRGGSFIFSAEICRSAYRLGYRPSDRYPDIGFRLVLRPGQRVSKQAEPGIESPNRPGTEAKPALAGGAIRFRTECRQVYE; the protein is encoded by the coding sequence ATGAGCCGGGGCGCACTTGTAATCGGAATCAATACTTACAGCCATCTGCCGGATCTGAAATCACCGTCCGAAGATGCTGAAGCTGTGGCAAAACTGCTTGAGCAGTACGGTGGTTTCAATGTCACCCGTTTGCCGGCGATCAAAAATAAAAGCAATGATGCTGTCCGTGTCGGCCGGAAAACAGCAATTACACTTGAACAGTTGGAAAATGCCCTGGTCCAACTTTTTACCCCGGCGGGAAGAAGTGTGCCGGACACGGCCCTTTTGTTTTTTTCCGGGCATGGGCTAAGAAAGGATTTTGGCAGTATCCAGGAAGGGTTCCTTGCCACCAGTGAAGCAAGTCCGGACTCGGGCGTTCGGGGGCTTTCCATGAAATGGCTGCGTGATTTGCTCATTCACAGCAACGTCCGTCAGCAGGTCATATGGCTGGATTGCTGCTACAGCGGCGAACTGCTCAATTTTGACAAGGCTGATCCGGGAGGCCGGGGAAAAGGCAGGGACCGTTGCTTTATCGCGGCATCACGTGAATTTGAAAGCGCATACGAACAGATCGGCGGAGATCACGGTGTACTGACCGGAGCCCTGCTCAACGCCCTTGATCCGTCACAGAGACCTGATGGCATCGTAACCAATTTCACCCTTACCGATTTTATCTCCAGAGAACTTAAAAGCAAAATCCAGAAGCCGGTTTTTACCTCATCCGGCAGTCCCATTATTCTGGCACAACAGAATCAGCACGTTGAAAAAAAGAGACCGTCGGCTGACAGGGTCTGCCCCTACCGCAGTCTCCATTATTTTGACTGTAATGAACAAGACCCGAAATTTTTTTTTGGCCGAGATGGGCTGACGGACCGCCTGATCGACATGGTGCGGAAAAGTAACTTTGTGGCCGTGCTGGGGCCGTCCGGTTCAGGAAAGTCGAGTCTGGTACGGGCAGGTCTTTTGTATCAGCTCCGGCAGGGGCGAAAACTTTCAGGAAGCGATGCTTGGCCCATTTATATTTTCCGACCGGGCAAACACCCGTTCAAAAATCTGGCCGAAGCATTTTTGGACCCGGTACTGTCCTCTCTGGATCCGGGCAGGCGGGGTATGCGGCTCAGCCAGGCAGAAACCTTAATCGAAAAAGGCGCAAAAGGGTTCAGCCAGTTGATCCGTGGGGAAAAGAAAACAGGCCGGGTTATTCTGGTGGCGGATCAGTTTGAAGAGGTCTTTACCCTGTGCCGGGATGCCCAAGAACGCAACAGATTTTTCGATTGCCTGTTTGATGCGCTGCCACTTCTGGAAAAGGATATCTGTCTGATCCTGACCATGCGGGCCGATTTTTTCAGTAAATGTGCGGAACAGGGCGACACGGATCTATCGGAGCTGATTCAGGAAAACCTGTTGACTGTACCCTCCATGTCTTCCGATGAACTAAAGAACGCCATTGTTGAGCCTGCTGAAAAAGTAGGGCTGGAAGTAGAGCCTGAGCTTGTTAACCAGATGATCGGGGATGTCAGACACTCGCCCGGAAGTCTGCCGTTACTTCAGTATTCTTTGACGGAACTGTGGAACAACAGGGAGCAGGACAAATTGAGGCTGGTTGAATACACCCGGATGGGCGGGGTAAAAGGTACCCTGGCAAAGCGAGCGGATCAGGTCTATGATGATTTTTCCGAACAGGAGCAGGAAATTTCTAAACGGATTTTCATCCAGCTGACCCAGTTGGGTGAAGGCTCGGAAGACACCCGCAGACAGGTAGCCCAAGAGACTCTGGTCAAGTCACCGGAAGAATCAGACAATGTCAGGGATGTGATCCAAAAGCTTGTGGATGCCAAGCTGATTGTTACAAGCGAACTTCATGCAAAGGATGATACAGCAGTCCGGTCGGCTGTTGTGGATGTGGCCCATGAAGCGCTGATCCGCCATTGGCCGTTATTGAAGAAATGGCTGGATGAAAACAGAGACAATATCCGGTTTCTCAGGCGGCTTGATGATGCAGCCCTATACTGGGAAAAAAACGGCCGCCCCCAGGGGTTGCTGTGGCGGTCCCCGGATCTGGATATGCTGGAAAAATTTCATTCAAAGTCGGCGCATGACATGTCGCCGAATCAGGTGAAATTTTTTAATGTAAGTTTAAGGGAAAGGGAAAAAGCTGCAAACCAGAAGAAGAAATCAAAGATTATATTAATTTCACTCGGCCTTTTTGCGCTTCTGTCTGTTTTTTTATTTTGGTGTTCTTACATCCGGCCGACTTTTTTTCCAAATCTGGAGCCTTTTGTGAGCGAGATATATGATGTCCGGTATGTGGATAAAAAACAGATTGAGGTTTGCATGCCAGCCATACCTATCCGTAAAGTTTTCATCGGCAACAAGTCTGTGCCTTTTGAACGGGTGAAGGATAAGAAGAGCCGCGATGCAATAAGGATTACCCTTGAAACCGAAAGGTGCTTTAATGAATATGATGTGAATTTTTATGGGTGGTTTGATAAAAAGGGGGTCAGCCGGCGCGTTTGGGTACTTTATTACCCCGAGGAAAAATGGCGGCAGACAGGCGCTGATCTTAAAGCTGTTTTTGAAAATCAGATGGTGGATGTGCCCGGAGGGGCCTTTGATATGGGCTGTTCGGATGAAGACGGGGCGAGCAACTCTAATGAAAAACCAGTACATAAAGTCCATTTAAGCCCATATAAAATCGGAAAATATGAAGTCACCCAGGAGCAATGGGGAAAACTAATGGGGTATAATCCTTCAAACTCTTCTTTAGGCAACGGATATCCGGTGGAAAGTGTGAGCTGGTATAACGTACAGGAATTTATCCGGCGGTTAAATAAACTGACAGGAGAAAATTATCATTTGCCCACAGAAGCCCAATGGGAGTATGCGGCCAGAAGCGGAGGAAAGGCAGAAAAATATTCCGGAGGCAATAATCCGGATAATCTGGCATGGCATAGTGGAAACAGTAACGGTAGAACCCATCTATCAGGAGAGACGGCTCCCAATGGTCTGGGGCTTTTTGATATGAGCGGAAATGTTTATGAATGGTGCCGGGACTGGTACGACCCTAAATATTATTCCGATCCCGGCAGTTCTGACAAGGATACAACCGGTCCTTTATCCCGCTCGTACCGAGTGGTCCGCGGCGGCTCGTTCATTTTTTCGGCCGAAATCTGCCGGTCTGCTTACCGCCTCGGCTACCGCCCGTCCGACCGCTACCCGGACATTGGGTTCCGGCTGGTTCTGCGCCCAGGTCAGCGAGTAAGCAAGCAGGCGGAGCCCGGAATCGAATCGCCCAACCGTCCAGGGACCGAAGCAAAGCCGGCCCTGGCGGGTGGGGCGATTCGATTCCGGACGGAGTGCCGGCAGGTTTATGAATAA